One Mauremys mutica isolate MM-2020 ecotype Southern chromosome 9, ASM2049712v1, whole genome shotgun sequence DNA segment encodes these proteins:
- the PRSS56 gene encoding serine protease 56, with amino-acid sequence MLLPLLCLLQLTAGAPLGKELHQMPASVLQALSSRGTLVLEAALKSALVALQGALAEHEQRLRECGECGPCLSGDCGNRSGECAPPEASLAPLPTHRWDRAREPLGLESDMDDMNGLSDQPAPGTCGRGGVAPNATAPKGKIVGGSVAPRGAWPWLVSVRLGGELMCGGVLVGDTWVLTAAHCFAGNRNELAWTVVVGDYDLAKWDEGEQVLPVNRIITHPKFNPKTFHSDVALLELARPVAPSARLSPVCLPDRPEEPGPGTPCYIAGWGSLYQEGPSAEVVMEARVPVLSQDACRSALGKELLTSAMFCAGYLAGGVDSCQGDSGGPLTCQESGSQQSVLYGITSWGDGCGEQGKPGVYTRVTAFADWIRRQMDKSPESREPTCFELLAASQLPSERQHAELAHLCAFYAQSCTPPQGQAACARVAEETCRMKRRRCELRSYAQMLLDFLRQAEEFFRNQVDFAFFTHTLPRFMEQLYGHLFPVRARRATAGQGAEGQASPEELPSVPNRTQPPPFLALFQAMGPTLEDWVGELSAMAGGDMAPPALALAAGQLHGEEQLFLQQAEGAVEALKGHGWAFLQRLRAELGARGAGPELGAASPLNRPAVAGDPSLRARRELGGAHPSDEGPGDRRGCPGLQEAALQVHAVRELYRWVLQVPERDLAMTFQEILVDLGSKNAKGLYRARVRATVGGKATVFPALVGLESDSLYRSMPSLIALALAALQT; translated from the exons cactgTCCAGCCGGGGGACGCTGGTCCTGGAGGCCGCCCTGAAGAGCGCCCTGGTggccctgcagggggcactggCCGAGCACGAGCAGCGACTGCGGGAGTGTGGGGAGTGCGGGCCCTGCCTCTCTGGGGACTGCGGCAACCGGAGCGGGGAGTGTGCCC CCCCGGAGGCCTCGCTGGCTCCCCTGCCCACCCACAGATGGGACAGAGCGAGGGAGCCTCTAG ggctggagagtGACATGGATGATATGAACGGCCTCTCGGACCAGCCGGCACCAG gGACGtgtggccgggggggggtggcCCCCAATGCCACAGCACCCAAGGGCAAGATCGTGGGGGGCAGCGTGGCCCCGCGGGGCGCCTGGCCCTGGCTGGTCTCGGTGCGGCTGGGCGGGGAGCTGATGTGCGGCGGGGTGCTGGTGGGGGACACCTGGGTCCTCACGGCTGCGCACTGCTTCGCCGG GAACCGCAATGAGCTGGCCTGgacggtggtggtgggggactaCGATCTTGCCAAGTGGGACGAGGGCGAGCAGGTGCTGCCCGTCAACCGCATCATCACCCACCCCAAG TTCAACCCCAAGACCTTCCACAGCGACGTGGCGCTGCTGGAGCTGGCGCGCCCGGTGGCCCCCTCGGCACGGCTGAGCCCGGTGTGCCTGCCCGACAGGCCGGAGGAGCCCGGCCCAGGGACGCCCTGCTACATCGCCGGCTGGGGGTCCCTCTACCAAG AGGGGCCGTCGGCCGAGGTGGTGATGGAGGCTCGGGTGCCCGTGCTGAGCCAGGACGCCTGCCGCAGCGCGCTGGGCAAGGAGCTGCTCACCAGCGCCATGTTTTGCGCCGGCTACTTGGCCGGCGGCGTCGACTCCTGCCAG GGAGATTCGGGCGGGCCCCTGACGTGCCAGGAGTCCGGGTCGCAGCAGTCCGTGCTGTACGGCATCACGTCATGGGGGGATGGCTGCGGGGAACAGGGCAAGCCGGGCGTGTACACCCGTGTGACGGCCTTCGCCGACTGGATCCGCCGCCAGATGGACA AATCACCCGAGAGCAGAGAGCCCACCTGCTTCGAGCTGCTGGCCGCATCCCAGCTGCCCAGCGAGCGCCAGCACGCAGAGCTCGCCCACCTGTGCGCCTTCTATGCCCAGTCGTGCACCCCGCCCCAAGGCCAGGCTGCCTGTGCCCGGGTCGCCGAGGAGACCTgcaggatgaagaggaggagatgTG AGCTGCGCTCCTACGCCCAGATGCTGCTGGATTTCCTGCGCCAGGCCGAGGAGTTCTTCCGAAACCAGGTGGACTTCGCCTTCTTCACCCACACCCTGCCCCGCTTTATGGAGCAGCTCTACGGGCACCTCTTCCCCGTCCGGGCTCGCCGGGCCACCGCAG ggcagggggccgaGGGGCAGGCAAGCCCTGAAGAGCTCCCAAGCGTCCCCAACAG gacccagcccccacccttcttgGCGCTGTTCCAGGCCATGGGCCCCACGCTGGAGgactgggtgggggagctgagcGCCATGGCTGGGGGCGACATGGCCCCCCCAGCTCTTGCACTGGCCGCCGGGCAACTCCATGGGGAGGagcagctcttcctgcag caggccgagggggcagtggaggcGCTGAAGGGGCACGGCTGGGCCTTTCTCCAGCGGCTGCGGGCTGAGCTGGGGGCCCGAGGAGCAGGGCCAGAGCTGGGAGCTGCCTCCCCGCTGAACC GACCTGCGGTTGCTGGGGACCCCTCCCTGCGGGCGAGgcgagagctggggggagctcacCCCAGCGACGAGGGACCAGGCGATCGCAGAG GCTGCCCAGGGTTGCAGGAGGCGGCGCTGCAGGTACATGCCGTGCGGGAGCTCTACCGCTGGGTGCTGCAGGTGCCGGAGCGGGACCTGGCCATGACCTTCCAGGAG atccTGGTGGACCTGGGCTCCAAGAACGCCAAGGGGCTGTACAGGGCGCGGGTCCGGGCCACGGTTGGCGGAAAAGCCACTGTCTTCCCCGCCCTGGTCGGGCTGGAGAGCGACTCGCTATACCGCAGCATGCCCAGCCTCATCGCCTTGGCACTGGCAGCTTTGCAGACCTAA